Proteins from a single region of Catenulispora acidiphila DSM 44928:
- a CDS encoding phosphodiester glycosidase family protein, with protein sequence MSAKSEELEALRQGEPAGGGAGTVHGDGAGGGVRDGAESQDRAKADADSLAETVSLPATERLPGDALSETVSLNTADEHEHEHEHDHMRMRPAAAVTEVAQDVAEETARAVAEADGAEPPVSDAVPGRDSATDDSPEAAKGSKGSKGSKRSEGSEASEAPFPARRQRHTPLYGRGFRVLPWKHRARLNPNQRRRRKIVVRSLWGAVLLFFGTLAWSVAGALTQPGTDTVQARLAEWGRDHGLGGAVAQLEQWQYDLNPPSKGGSVDAKQFTDLGPTTAPSSAKPSASGAVPSKGGAPSTTPPADVIAMQPRMPAPPGLTLESGEGEFQVAVANPAGQPVVQVARVRPDAVYTGVTADVAVIDQKHSGFVLHPGHEGGLNSVITTVPNQIDANARPNLIALFNGGFKISESHGGYYDHGVTAASLVNGAASEVIFKDGHMAVGMWGRDYSFQKNADIVSVRQNLKLMVDGGQVVPYIDDSSTWGRADHGSAAVWRSGVGVKADGDIVWVGGNELTAPSLARLLKDAGAVRAMQLDINLRWADFQYFPNHDGNPDTSKLYEDFLQGPNKFFVNSTKDFMAVYLR encoded by the coding sequence TTGTCCGCGAAGAGCGAGGAGTTGGAAGCCCTGCGCCAGGGTGAGCCGGCCGGCGGCGGCGCCGGCACGGTCCACGGGGACGGCGCGGGCGGCGGCGTGCGGGACGGCGCCGAGTCGCAGGACCGTGCGAAGGCGGACGCCGACAGCTTGGCCGAGACGGTGTCGCTGCCGGCCACCGAGCGTCTCCCCGGCGACGCGCTGTCCGAGACGGTCTCGCTGAACACCGCCGACGAGCACGAGCACGAGCACGAGCACGACCACATGCGGATGCGTCCGGCGGCGGCGGTGACCGAGGTGGCGCAGGACGTCGCGGAGGAGACGGCGCGGGCCGTCGCCGAGGCCGACGGGGCAGAGCCGCCGGTCTCCGACGCCGTACCCGGCCGTGATTCCGCCACCGACGATTCGCCCGAGGCGGCTAAGGGATCTAAGGGATCTAAGGGATCTAAGCGATCCGAGGGATCCGAGGCGTCCGAGGCTCCCTTCCCGGCACGGCGCCAGCGCCACACTCCCTTGTACGGCCGAGGCTTCCGCGTCCTGCCGTGGAAGCACAGGGCGCGTCTGAACCCGAACCAGCGCCGCCGCCGCAAGATCGTGGTGCGGTCGCTGTGGGGCGCGGTTTTGCTGTTCTTCGGGACGCTCGCCTGGTCCGTGGCCGGCGCGCTGACCCAGCCGGGCACCGACACCGTGCAGGCGCGCCTGGCCGAGTGGGGGCGCGACCACGGCCTCGGCGGCGCGGTGGCGCAGCTCGAGCAGTGGCAGTACGACCTGAACCCGCCGTCCAAGGGCGGGTCGGTGGACGCCAAGCAGTTCACCGACCTGGGCCCGACTACCGCGCCGAGTTCGGCCAAGCCGTCCGCCAGCGGCGCCGTCCCGAGCAAGGGCGGCGCGCCGAGCACCACCCCGCCGGCGGACGTCATCGCCATGCAGCCGCGCATGCCGGCGCCGCCCGGACTGACCCTGGAGTCCGGCGAGGGCGAGTTCCAGGTCGCGGTGGCCAACCCCGCCGGCCAGCCGGTGGTCCAGGTCGCGCGGGTCCGGCCCGACGCGGTGTACACCGGCGTCACCGCCGACGTCGCGGTGATCGACCAGAAGCACTCCGGCTTCGTGCTGCACCCCGGCCACGAGGGCGGTCTGAACTCGGTCATCACCACCGTGCCGAACCAGATCGACGCGAACGCCCGGCCGAACCTGATCGCGCTGTTCAACGGCGGCTTCAAGATCAGCGAGTCCCACGGCGGCTACTACGACCACGGCGTCACCGCGGCCTCGCTGGTCAACGGCGCGGCCAGCGAGGTGATCTTCAAGGACGGCCACATGGCGGTCGGCATGTGGGGCCGGGACTACAGCTTCCAGAAGAACGCCGACATCGTCAGCGTCCGGCAGAACCTGAAGCTGATGGTCGACGGCGGCCAGGTCGTCCCGTACATCGACGACAGCTCCACCTGGGGACGCGCCGACCACGGCTCGGCGGCGGTGTGGCGCTCCGGCGTGGGGGTGAAGGCCGACGGCGACATCGTCTGGGTCGGCGGCAACGAGCTCACGGCGCCGTCCCTGGCCCGCCTGCTCAAGGACGCCGGCGCGGTCCGCGCGATGCAGCTGGACATCAACCTGCGCTGGGCGGACTTCCAGTACTTCCCGAACCACGACGGCAACCCCGACACCTCGAAGCTGTACGAGGACTTCCTGCAGGGTCCGAACAAGTTCTTCGTGAACTCCACCAAGGACTTCATGGCGGTCTACCTGCGCTGA
- a CDS encoding VIT1/CCC1 transporter family protein, producing MNHPDTSVLPPTTDSAGGGAGSGPDDRAPGAHQGPAIPKDHHRDVNGGWLRPAVFGVTDGLVSNFSLIAGMAGGDAAHKTIVLTGLAGLVAGACSMAAGEYISVASQTEVTQAEIELERLELARRPAAEMRELAEFLTERGLDADLALEAARQIHRDPAQALIVHVQEELGVDPTDLPSPVVAAVSSFGSFAIGAVLPLLPYLLGLNQLWVAMLLAFGGLFACGAIVSRVSSRSWWFSGLRQLLFGAVAAVVTFGLGALIGGHLG from the coding sequence ATGAATCACCCTGACACGTCCGTTCTTCCTCCGACCACCGACAGCGCCGGCGGCGGCGCGGGCTCCGGCCCGGACGACCGCGCCCCGGGCGCCCATCAGGGCCCGGCGATCCCGAAGGACCACCACCGGGACGTGAACGGCGGCTGGCTGCGGCCGGCCGTCTTCGGCGTCACCGACGGCCTGGTCTCCAACTTCTCGCTGATCGCCGGCATGGCCGGCGGCGACGCGGCGCACAAGACCATCGTGCTCACCGGTCTGGCCGGCCTGGTCGCCGGCGCCTGTTCGATGGCGGCCGGGGAGTACATCTCGGTGGCCAGCCAGACCGAGGTCACCCAGGCCGAGATAGAGCTGGAGCGGCTGGAGCTGGCCCGGCGCCCGGCCGCGGAGATGAGGGAGCTCGCGGAGTTCCTCACCGAGCGCGGTCTGGACGCCGACCTCGCCCTGGAGGCGGCGCGGCAGATCCACCGCGATCCGGCCCAGGCGCTGATCGTGCACGTCCAGGAGGAGCTCGGGGTCGACCCGACCGACCTGCCGAGCCCGGTGGTCGCCGCGGTGTCCAGCTTCGGGTCCTTCGCGATCGGCGCGGTGCTGCCGCTGCTGCCCTACCTGCTCGGGCTGAACCAGCTGTGGGTGGCGATGCTGCTGGCCTTCGGCGGGCTGTTCGCCTGCGGGGCGATAGTCTCGCGCGTGTCCTCCCGCTCCTGGTGGTTCTCGGGCTTGCGGCAGCTGCTGTTCGGCGCCGTCGCCGCGGTGGTGACCTTCGGACTCGGCGCGCTGATCGGCGGACACCTGGGCTGA
- the lgt gene encoding prolipoprotein diacylglyceryl transferase, which yields MSLTAAHQAAAAYLADIPSPSKAQYHLGPIPIRMYAMCILAGILVAVWLGDKRWRARGGKPQEVVDIAIWAVPFGLVGGRLYHVITTSAPYFGKDGDPVKAFYVWQGGLGIWGAIALGAVGAYIGCRRRGASLRTFADAAAPGIVLAQALGRWGNWFNNELYGSHTSLPWGLNVHVMDTTTQTAVVGPDGKAELVAGGPFHPTFLYESIWCVGVAVLCLWADRRFKLGYGRVFAIYVASYTVGRFWIESLRIDDAHHFLGMRLNDWTAIIVFLGAVAYFVLSRKKYPGRESSPYLAPAGAELSELPSQESGSTASDDSDAGEGALTEDALVGEQAGEPEKLVTDSEPEPAADAAESEDLDDSDAVAVPAQAADPETASATPAGTASES from the coding sequence ATGAGCCTCACCGCAGCCCACCAGGCCGCCGCCGCGTACCTGGCGGACATCCCGAGTCCGAGCAAGGCCCAGTACCACCTGGGTCCGATCCCCATCCGGATGTACGCCATGTGCATCCTGGCGGGGATCCTCGTCGCCGTCTGGCTCGGCGACAAGCGCTGGCGCGCCCGCGGCGGCAAGCCGCAGGAAGTCGTCGACATCGCCATCTGGGCGGTGCCGTTCGGACTGGTGGGCGGGCGTCTGTACCACGTCATCACGACCTCGGCGCCGTACTTCGGCAAGGACGGCGACCCGGTCAAGGCCTTCTACGTCTGGCAGGGCGGCCTGGGCATCTGGGGCGCCATCGCCCTGGGCGCCGTGGGCGCCTACATCGGCTGCCGGCGGCGCGGCGCCTCGCTGCGCACGTTCGCCGACGCCGCGGCGCCGGGCATCGTGCTGGCGCAGGCCCTGGGCCGCTGGGGCAACTGGTTCAACAACGAGCTGTACGGCAGCCACACCAGCCTGCCGTGGGGTCTGAACGTCCACGTCATGGACACCACGACCCAGACCGCGGTGGTCGGCCCGGACGGCAAGGCCGAGCTGGTCGCCGGCGGTCCGTTCCACCCGACGTTCCTGTACGAGTCGATCTGGTGCGTCGGCGTCGCGGTGCTGTGCCTGTGGGCCGACCGGCGCTTCAAGCTCGGATACGGCCGGGTGTTCGCGATCTACGTCGCCTCGTACACCGTGGGCCGCTTCTGGATCGAGTCGCTGCGCATCGACGACGCGCACCACTTCCTGGGCATGCGCCTGAACGACTGGACCGCGATCATCGTGTTCCTCGGCGCGGTCGCCTACTTCGTGCTGTCGCGCAAGAAGTACCCGGGGCGGGAGTCCTCGCCCTACCTGGCGCCGGCCGGCGCGGAGCTCTCCGAGCTGCCCTCCCAGGAGTCCGGATCCACCGCCTCTGACGACTCCGACGCAGGTGAGGGCGCCCTTACTGAGGATGCCCTTGTTGGCGAACAGGCCGGCGAACCTGAAAAACTGGTGACGGACTCCGAACCAGAGCCCGCCGCGGACGCCGCGGAATCCGAAGATCTCGACGATTCCGACGCCGTGGCGGTGCCGGCCCAGGCGGCCGACCCCGAGACGGCGTCGGCGACCCCGGCCGGCACGGCGAGCGAGTCCTAG
- a CDS encoding thioredoxin domain-containing protein encodes MSQANRVGKQNARERVLAEKIARQRAERRRKQLTIGGVVVLVVAVAGGVGIAVSAAKHNSTPYAAPAAAVIDPQAKSSKATGIHIGSNDAPVKMNVFEDFRCPVCQEVETAVEPTYRQYVEAGKLQITYHPARVIDSHDNGSGSLNGANAAACAQDQGDFLQLHDLLYANQPNEQTDPWADRSAVLKIADEIPALKSSPGFQSCVTGGTHNGWVQSNADNFNKLGLPGTPTVFIDGQQLSFTQTSADAVLQYFQGQLDAAFKKDGGKAGTPTTLPTAPTSAPSSGASSSGASSSAGAPSSSGAPSSSGSPSGTPTGTSSSTGSTPTSSKS; translated from the coding sequence ATGAGCCAGGCGAACCGGGTAGGGAAGCAGAACGCTCGCGAGCGGGTGTTGGCGGAGAAGATCGCCCGCCAACGGGCTGAGCGGCGCCGCAAGCAGTTGACCATCGGCGGGGTCGTCGTACTGGTCGTCGCGGTCGCAGGCGGTGTCGGCATCGCGGTGTCGGCGGCCAAGCACAACAGCACGCCCTATGCCGCTCCGGCCGCCGCGGTGATCGACCCGCAGGCCAAGTCCAGCAAGGCCACCGGCATCCACATCGGCTCGAACGACGCGCCGGTGAAGATGAACGTCTTCGAGGACTTCCGCTGCCCGGTCTGCCAGGAGGTGGAGACGGCCGTGGAGCCGACCTACCGGCAGTACGTCGAGGCCGGCAAGCTGCAGATCACCTACCACCCGGCGCGCGTCATCGACAGCCACGACAACGGCTCCGGTTCGCTCAACGGCGCCAACGCCGCGGCCTGCGCGCAGGACCAGGGCGACTTCTTGCAGCTGCACGACCTGCTCTACGCCAACCAGCCGAACGAGCAGACCGACCCCTGGGCGGACAGGTCCGCGGTCCTGAAGATCGCCGACGAGATCCCGGCGCTGAAGTCCAGCCCCGGCTTCCAGTCCTGCGTGACCGGCGGGACGCACAACGGCTGGGTGCAGTCCAACGCCGACAACTTCAACAAGCTGGGCCTGCCGGGCACGCCGACCGTCTTCATCGACGGCCAGCAGCTGTCCTTCACCCAGACCAGCGCCGACGCGGTGCTGCAGTACTTCCAGGGCCAGCTGGACGCGGCCTTCAAGAAGGACGGCGGCAAGGCCGGCACCCCGACCACGCTCCCGACCGCGCCGACCTCGGCGCCGTCCTCGGGCGCGTCGTCCTCCGGTGCCTCCTCCTCCGCGGGGGCGCCGAGCTCCTCCGGTGCCCCGTCCTCCTCCGGCTCGCCGTCCGGCACGCCCACGGGCACGTCGTCCTCGACGGGCTCCACCCCGACCTCGTCGAAGTCCTGA
- a CDS encoding DsbA family protein has protein sequence MTTSGGSGPKRSGRERAAEARRRQAAADRRRKQLVIGGVVVAVIALAVLIGVLVQHNTSNSNKNARDAYGAGQPFAAPSGVTPSPGSAADPGAIVYGKPDAKVTVEVDEDVRCPFCKQAESFFGATNKEYADAGKIQVHYRLVDLIDRNGGGQGSLVGGATLACAADVGQAEFIAFHDLIFKNQPAETDDAYGSVDTMLNLASQVPNLRSATFDACARDGKYAQWIKDNYTWLSKKLGGSVGTPDIYIDGTSFPLKDPTVVPGTQQTADYRAALDAAVAKQG, from the coding sequence ATGACGACCTCTGGCGGCAGCGGCCCGAAACGCAGCGGACGGGAGCGCGCCGCCGAGGCGCGCCGCCGGCAGGCGGCGGCCGACCGCCGCCGCAAGCAGCTGGTGATCGGCGGCGTCGTGGTCGCGGTGATCGCCCTGGCCGTGCTGATCGGCGTGCTGGTGCAGCACAACACCTCGAACAGCAACAAGAACGCGCGCGACGCCTACGGCGCCGGGCAGCCCTTCGCCGCGCCGTCCGGGGTGACCCCGAGCCCGGGGTCGGCCGCCGACCCCGGCGCGATCGTCTACGGCAAGCCCGACGCCAAGGTCACCGTCGAGGTGGACGAGGATGTCCGCTGCCCGTTCTGCAAGCAGGCTGAGTCCTTCTTCGGCGCCACCAACAAGGAGTACGCCGACGCCGGCAAGATCCAGGTCCACTACCGCCTGGTCGACCTCATCGACCGCAACGGCGGCGGGCAGGGCTCGCTGGTCGGCGGGGCGACGCTGGCCTGCGCCGCGGACGTCGGGCAGGCGGAGTTCATCGCCTTCCACGACCTGATCTTCAAGAACCAGCCGGCGGAGACCGACGACGCCTACGGCTCGGTGGACACCATGCTCAACCTCGCGAGCCAGGTCCCGAACCTGCGCAGCGCCACCTTCGACGCCTGCGCCCGCGACGGCAAGTACGCGCAGTGGATCAAGGACAACTACACCTGGCTGAGCAAGAAGCTCGGCGGCAGCGTCGGCACCCCCGACATCTACATCGACGGCACCTCCTTCCCGCTCAAGGACCCCACCGTCGTCCCGGGCACCCAGCAGACCGCCGACTACAGGGCCGCGCTCGACGCCGCCGTGGCCAAGCAGGGCTGA